In one Brassica oleracea var. oleracea cultivar TO1000 chromosome C9, BOL, whole genome shotgun sequence genomic region, the following are encoded:
- the LOC106313064 gene encoding 40S ribosomal protein S30 codes for MGKVHGSLARAGKVRGQTPKVAKQDKKKKPRGRAHKRLQHNRRFVTAVVGFGKKRGPNSSEK; via the exons ATGG GCAAAGTTCACGGTTCTTTAGCGCGTGCTGGTAAGGTGAGAGGACAGACACCGAAAGTAGCAAAGCAAGATAAGAAGAAGAAACCCAGAGGACGTGCTCACAAGCGTCTTCAACACAATCGCCGTTTCGTTACCGCCG TTGTTGGTTTCGGTAAGAAGAGAGGACCCAACTCTTCTGAGAAGTAG
- the LOC106315632 gene encoding 60S ribosomal protein L31-3: MSEKKGRKEEVVTREYTINLHRRLHSCTFKKKAPKAIKEIRKFAEKAMGTKDVRVDVKLNKQIWSRGIRGPPRRIRVRVARKRNDDEDAKEEFFSLVTVAEIPAEGLSGLGTKVIDEED; encoded by the exons ATGTCTGAGAAAAAGGGAAGGAAAGAGGAAGTGGTGACCAGAGAGTACACCATCAACCTCCACAGACGCCTTCACAGCTG TACCTTTAAGAAGAAGGCACCAAAGGCCATCAAGGAGATAAGGAAGTTTGCAGAGAAAGCCATGGGGACAAAGGACGTTAGGGTAGACGTTAAGTTGAACAAGCAGATATGGAGCAGAGGTATCAGAGGTCCTCCAAGGAGGATTAGGGTGCGTGTTGCTCGTAAGAGAAACGACGATGAGGACGCAAAGGAAGAGTTTTTCTCACTTGTCACCGTTGCTGAGATCCCTGCCGAAGGACTCAGTGGACTCGGCACAAAGGTCATTGACGAGGAGGATTGA
- the LOC106318737 gene encoding malate dehydrogenase, cytoplasmic, with amino-acid sequence MEVVGGEVDYTFVIQKSLVLLLCVVLSWKMIVYMCNLLKIEKEPIRVLVTGAAGNIGYAIAPMIARGMMLGQDQPMILHLLDIEPASKSLEAVKMELQDSAFPLLHGVFATTNIDEACKGVNIAIMIGGFARKEGMERRDVMSKNAVIFKAQASALERYASDDCKVLVVANPANTNALILKEFAPSIPEENITCLTRLDHNRAQARLAEKLSVPVSSVKNVIVWGNHSSTQYPDSNHATVSTKTGDQPVNELLVADQKWLKNEFITEVQQRGAEILRARRQSSALSAASAACDHIHDWFLGTPKGNWVSMGVCSDGSYGIPPGLVYSFPVICEKGSWKIVQGLNIDEFSREKMDDSARELAEEKALAYSCLNV; translated from the exons ATGGAGGTCGTCGGAGGAGAAGTTGATTATACTTTTGTTATTCAGAAATCTTTGGTACTCTTGTTATGCGTTGTTCTGTCATGGAAAATGATAGTATACATGTGCAATTTATTAAAGATTGAGAAAGAACCTATAAGGGTTCTGGTCACTGGTGCAGCAG GGAACATAGGATATGCAATAGCTCCAATGATTGCACGAGGTATGATGCTAGGTCAAGACCAACCCATGATTCTGCATTTACTTGATATAGAACCAGCTTCAAAATCACTAGAAGCTGTGAAGATGGAGCTTCAAGATTCAGCCTTCCCTCTCCTCCACGGCGTCTTCGCGACAACAAATATTGACGAAGCATGTAAAGGTGTGAATATCGCAATAATGATCGGCGGATTCGCAAGAAAAGAAGGCATGGAAAGAAGAGATGTGATGTCAAAAAATGCGGTGATATTTAAAGCTCAAGCTTCAGCTCTAGAGCGATATGCATCAGATGATTGCAAGGTTCTCGTTGTAGCAAACCCAGCGAACACAAATGCCCTGATTTTAAAAGAGTTTGCACCGTCGATCCCGGAAGAAAACATCACTTGCCTGACACGTCTCGATCATAACCGAGCTCAAGCTCGCCTCGCAGAGAAGCTAAGTGTTCCCGTCAGCAGCGTGAAGAACGTGATCGTCTGGGGAAACCACTCTTCAACTCAGTATCCAGACAGCAATCATGCAACGGTCTCTACAAAGACCGGAGATCAACCGGTGAACGAACTACTTGTCGCTGATCAGAAATGGCTGAAGAACGAGTTTATTACAGAAGTTCAGCAACGTGGTGCAGAGATTCTAAGGGCACGGAGACAGTCGAGTGCTTTATCAGCTGCTAGCGCAGCTTGTGACCATATTCATGATTGGTTTCTTGGAACACCTAAAGGGAATTGGGTTTCTATGGGTGTTTGTTCTGATGGCTCTTACGGTATACCACCTGGTTTGGTTTACTCGTTTCCGGTTATCTGCGAGAAAGGGAGTTGGAAGATCGTACAAGGACTAAATATTGACGAGTTCTCCAGAGAGAAAATGGATGACTCTGCAAGAGAGCTAGCTGAAGAGAAGGCTTTAGCTTATTCATGTCTGAATGTATAG
- the LOC106318867 gene encoding asparagine--tRNA ligase, cytoplasmic 1 — protein sequence MGGDIPPPVDELAAVSLTNDEASSTTVQKARFSDRVRIQSILGRPDGGAGLAGQKVRISGWVKTGREQGKGAFAFLEVNDGSCPANLQVMVDASVSDLSKLIATGTCVTVDGCLKLPPEGKGTKQKIELSVVEVVDVGTVDPGTYPIPKTKLTLERLREFLHLRARTNSISAIARIRHALAIATHTFFDEEGFLYVQTPIITTSDCEGAGEMFQVTTLISTTEKLERELIENPPPTEADVEAARVVVKERGEAVAELKAAKASKEAILASVAELNDAKANFAATEARSRLKPGLPKVDGKIDYSQDFFGLQAFLTVSGQLQVETYACGLSDVYTFGPTFRAENSHTSRHLAEFWMVEPELAFADLEDDMNCAEAYVKYMCKWLLEKRYDDMELMAKNFDKGCIDRLKLVASTPFGRLTYTEAIKILEEAVAKGKNFDNAVEWGIDLASEHERYLTEVVFQKPLIVYNYPKGIKAFYMRLNDDGKTVAAMDVLVPKVGELIGGSQREERIDVIMERLEEIGLPVEPYEWYLDLRRYGTAKHSGFGLGFERMVLFATGMDNIRDVIPFPRYPGRADL from the exons ATGGGTGGAGACATTCCGCCGCCGGTAGATGAACTAGCAGCCGTCTCCTTGACCAACGACGAAGCCTCCTCTACAACAGTGCAGAAAGCGCGGTTTTCCGATCGGGTACGCATCCAATCGATCTTGGGCCGACCCGACGGAGGAGCCGGACTCGCGGGTCAGAAGGTCCGAATCAGCGGGTGGGTGAAAACGGGGAGGGAGCAAGGGAAAGGGGCTTTCGCTTTTCTCGAGGTGAACGATGGGTCGTGCCCGGCGAATCTCCAGGTTATGGTGGACGCTTCCGTATCGGATCTCTCAAAGCTGATCGCGACGGGGACTTGCGTGACCGTCGATGGGTGTTTGAAGCTTCCTCCGGAAGGTAAAGGTACGAAGCAGAAGATCGAGCTTAGCGTTGTGGAGGTGGTTGATGTGGGGACTGTGGATCCTGGTACGTACCCGATTCCGAAGACGAAGCTGACTCTTGAGAGGTTGAGAGAGTTTCTTCATCTTCGTGCAAGGACCAACTCG ATCTCAGCTATTGCAAGAATCCGTCACGCTCTTGCTATTGCAACCCACACCTTCTTTGATGAAGAAGGTTTCCTATACGTTCAGACTCCGATCATCACCACAAGTGATTGCGAAGGAGCTGGTGAAATGTTCCAAGTGACGACATTGATCAGTACAACTGAGAAGCTTGAGAGGGAACTCATTGAGAACCCTCCTCCTACCGAGGCCGACGTTGAAGCTGCGAGGGTCGTTGTCAAGGAGAGAGGCGAAGCTGTGGCGGAGCTCAAAGCTGCTAAAGCGAGCAAGGAAGCGATCCTCGCTTCCGTTGCTGAGCTCAATGATGCGAAGGCGAATTTTGCCGCGACTGAAGCGAGGTCAAGGCTCAAGCCTGGTTTGCCTAAAGTCGATGGGAAGATTGATTACTCGCAAGATTTCTTCGGTCTCCAAGCTTTCTTGACAGTCTCTGGTCAGTTGCAAGTGGAGACTTATGCTTGTGGTCTTAGCGACGTGTATACGTTTGGTCCCACCTTCAGGGCGGAGAACTCTCACACCTCAAGGCATCTTGCTGAGTTCTGGATGGTTGAGCCTGAGTTAGCTTTCGCTGATCTTGAG GACGATATGAACTGCGCAGAAGCATATGTGAAATACATGTGCAAGTGGCTGCTTGAGAAACGTTATGATGATATGGAACTCATGGCTAAGAACTTCGACAAGGGATGCATTGACAGGCTGAAACTTGTTGCCTCGACTCCTTTTGGTCGTCTAACGTACACGGAAGCCATAAAGATACTTGAGGAAGCTGTGGCTAAAGGAAAGAACTTTGATAATGCTGTGGAATGGGGTATCGACTTAGCATCTGAGCACGAAAG ATACTTGACAGAGGTTGTGTTTCAGAAGCCTCTTATTGTGTACAACTACCCGAAAGGAATCAAAGCTTTCTACATGAGACTTAACGACGATGGAAAGACAGTTGCTGCCATGGATGTCCTCGTTCCAAAG GTTGGAGAACTCATTGGTGGAAGCCAAAGAGAAGAACGTATTGACGTCATCATGGAAAG GCTTGAGGAGATTGGTTTACCAGTAGAGCCATATGAGTGGTACTTGGACTTGCGACGTTACGGAACAGCGAAGCATTCAGGGTTTGGACTTGGGTTCGAGCGTATGGTTCTGTTTGCTACAGGGATGGACAACATCAGAGACGTTATTCCCTTCCCTCGCTATCCTGGAAGAGCTGATCTTTGA